Proteins encoded together in one Oncorhynchus masou masou isolate Uvic2021 chromosome 3, UVic_Omas_1.1, whole genome shotgun sequence window:
- the LOC135507885 gene encoding kelch-like protein 14, with the protein MSRSGDRTSTFDPTHSDTLLHGLNLLWRKQLFCDVTLTAQGQQFHCHKAVLASCSQYFRCLFSSSHMLNSEGTNNNKDQGSSGTPSSSPDDKLMASTRSINNLVLQGCSSIGLRLVLEYLYTANVTLSLDTVEEVLSVSKILNVPQITKLSVQFLNDQISVQNYKQICKIAALHGLDETKKLANKYLVEDVLLLNFEEMCAMLDALPPPVESELALFQMSVLWLEHDRETRMHYAPDLMKRLRFALIPAPELVERVQSVDFMRSDPVCQKLLMDAMNYHLMPFRQHCRQTTASKIRSNKRMLLLVGGLPPGPDRLPSNLVQYYDDEKKTWKILTIMPYNSAHHCVVEVENFILLLGGEDQWNPNGKHSTNHVSRYDPRFNSWIQLPPMQERRASFFACCLDKHLYVIGGRNESGYLSSVESYNLETNEWNYVSSLPQPLAAHAGAVHNGKIYISGGVHNGEYVSWLYCYDSIMDVWARKQDMNTKRAIHALAGMNDRLYTIGGNHLKGFSHLDVMLVECYDPKADQWNILQTPILEGRSGPGCCILDNSIFLVGGYSWSMGAYKSSTICFSPEKGTWTELEGEVAEPLAGPSCSTVTLPACLPFNK; encoded by the exons ATGTCCAGATCGGGTGATAGAACATCCACCTTTGACCCTACACACAGTGACACCCTGCTGCACGGGCTCAACCTGCTATGGAGGAAACAGCTTTTCTGTGATGTGACTCTCACTGCCCAAGGACAGCAGTTCCACTGCCACAAAGCAGTGCTGGCGTCCTGCTCTCAGTATTTCAGGTGTCTCTTTTCCAGCAGTCATATGCTCAACAGCGAGGGGACCAACAACAACAAGGACCAGGGGAGCAGTGGTACCCCATCTTCCTCCCCCGATGACAAGCTGATGGCAAGCACCCGGTCCATCAACAACCTGGTCCTCCAAGGCTGCTCCTCCATCGGACTACGGCTAGTGCTGGAGTACCTGTACACTGCCaacgtcactctctctctggacacTGTGGAAGAGGTGCTCTCGGTCAGCAAGATCCTTAATGTCCCCCAGATCACCAAGCTCAGCGTGCAGTTCCTCAATGACCAGATCTCTGTACAGAACTACAAGCAGATCTGCAAGATCGCAGCACTGCACGGCTTGGACGAGACCAAGAAGCTGGCCAACAAGTACCTGGTGGAGGATGTGCTGCTGCTGAACTTTGAGGAGATGTGCGCCATGCTGGATGCTCTGCCGCCCCCGGTGGAGTCAGAGCTGGCCCTCTTCCAGATGTCTGTGCTGTGGCTGGAGCATGACCGGGAGACTCGCATGCACTACGCCCCGGACCTGATGAAGAGGCTGCGCTTCGCCCTCATTCCGGCCCCGGAGCTGGTGGAGAGGGTGCAGTCGGTTGACTTCATGAGGAGTGACCCAGTGTGCCAGAAGCTGCTGATGGATGCCATGAACTACCACCTGATGCCCTTCAGACAGCACTGCAGGCAGACCACAGCCAGCAA GATTCGTTCCAATAAGAGGATGCTGTTGCTGGTGGGTGGCTTGCCTCCTGGACCTGATCGACTCCCCAGTAATCTGGTCCAGTACTATGATGACGAGAAGAAGACATGGAAGATCCTCACTA TAATGCCTTACAACAGTGCCCATCActgtgtggtggaggtggagaactTCATACTACTGCTGGGTGGAGAGGACCAGTGGAACCCCAATG GAAAGCACAGCACTAATCATGTCAGCCGGTATGATCCACGATTTAACAGTTGGATACAACTTCCGCCTATGCAGGAAAG GAGAGCCAGTTTCTTTGCCTGCTGCCTGGATAAGCACCTGTATGTGATTGGTGGGAGGAACGAGTCAGGCTACCTCTCCAGTGTGGAATCCTACAACCTGGAGACTAACGAGTGGAACTACGTTTCCTCCCTGCCCCAGCCCCTCGCCGCACACGCTGGAGCAGTGCACAATGGGAAAATATACATCTCAG GTGGAGTCCATAATGGAGAATATGTTTCCTGGCTGTATTGCTACGACTCCATCATGGATGTGTGGGCCAGGAAACAGGATATGAACACAAAGAGAGCCATTCATGCCCTGGCTGGGATGAATGACCGCCTCTACACTATTGGGGGCAACCATCTGAAAG GTTTCTCTCACCTGGACGTAATGCTGGTGGAGTGTTATGACCCCAAAGCAGACCAGTGGAACATCCTCCAGACGCCCATCCTGGAGGGCCGCAGTGGCCCCGGCTGTTGCATCCTGGACAACAGCATCTTCCTAGTGGGAGGATACAGCTGGAGCATG GGAGCCTACAAGTCTTCCACCATCTGCTTTAGCCCAGAGAAGGGGACCTGGACAgagctggagggagaggtggCAGAGCCCTTAGCAGGCCCATCCTGCTCCACTGTCAcattgcctgcctgtctgcccttCAACAAATAA